The following coding sequences are from one Nymphalis io chromosome 5, ilAglIoxx1.1, whole genome shotgun sequence window:
- the LOC126768294 gene encoding coiled-coil domain-containing protein 6 isoform X1 yields MDDSMISPGNKMGDSASESDSSSLDGGAMLPPSTVSRDQLQKRIESLQQQNRVLKVELDTYKLRVKALQEENRALRQASVSIQAKAEQEEEYISNTLLKKIQALKKEKETLAHHYEREEECLTNDLSRKLNQLRQEKCRLEQTLEQEQECLVNKLMRKIEKLEAETLAKQTNLERLRREKVELENTLEQEQEALVNRLWKRMDKLEAEKRSLQIRLDQPVSDPASPRDISNGDTASNLSNHIQTLRSEVVKLRNQLAVSQNENKEKMQRFVLEEKHIREENIRLHRKLQQEVERREALCRHLSESESSLEMEEERQFNEALSARSRSVSSPGGSRPLSPYASPLLPTPGLPLSRPTLHFNSQARRTSERFVKPAVPGGALLPPRAPLEPPAAPAPPAPPAPPSPSMQPASPMDTSSRD; encoded by the exons ATGGATGATTCCATGATTTCTCCAG gaAACAAAATGGGGGATTCAGCTTCCGAAAGTGATTCGAGTTCTCTCGATGGCGGAGCAATGCTGCCTCCGAGTACTGTTTCCCGAGATCAATTACAGAAAAGGATTGAATCACTGCAACAACAAAACag AGTATTGAAAGTGGAGCTCGACACTTATAAACTGAGAGTTAAGGCTCTACAAGAAGAAAATCGTGCTTTGCGCCAAGCTTCAGTTTCAATT caAGCAAAAGCAGAACAGGAGGaagaatatatttctaatactTTGCTGAAAAAAATTCAAGCTCTAAAGAAGGAAAAGGAAACACTTGCACATCATTACGAAAGGGAAGAGGAATGTCTAACAAATGACCTTTCCCGAAAATTGAATCAA TTACGCCAAGAAAAATGTCGCCTGGAGCAGACCTTAGAGCAAGAACAGGAGTGTTTGGTCAATAAATTAATGCGCAAAATAGAGAAATTAGAAGCAGAGACTCTTGCAAAGCAAACTAATTTAGAAAGACTTCGTAGGGAGAAG gTGGAATTAGAAAACACATTAGAACAAGAGCAGGAGGCTTTGGTGAATAGACTTTGGAAGAGAATGGATAAACTAGAAGCTGAAAAACGATCACTACAGATTAGGTTGGACCAACCTGTTTCTGATCCAGCTAGCCCTag GGACATCAGTAATGGTGATACTGCATCTAACTTAAGTAATCACATCCAAACATTGAGGTCAGAAGTTGTTAAATTAag GAATCAGCTGGCAGTTTCTCAAAACGAAAATAAAGAGAAAATGCAACGATTTGTGTTAGAAGAGAAACATATCAGAGAAGAAAACATTCGCTTGCACAGAAAGTTGCAACAGGAG GTGGAACGTCGCGAAGCATTGTGCAGACATCTTTCTGAAAGCGAATCTTCACTTGAGATGGAAGAGGAGAGACAGTTTAATGAGGCTTTGAGT GCGCGGTCGCGCAGCGTGTCGTCTCCGGGCGGGTCGCGGCCGCTGTCGCCGTACGCGTCGCCGCTGCTGCCCACGCCCGGCCTGCCGCTCTCTCGCCCCACGCTGCACTTTAACTCGCAG GCGAGACGGACGAGCGAGCGGTTCGTGAAGCCGGCGGTGCCGGGCGGCGCGCTGttgccgccgcgcgcgccgctcgagccgcccgccgcgcccgcgccccccgcgccgcccgcgccgccctcGCCCTCCATGCAGCCCGCCAGCCCCATGGACACCTCGTCGCGCGACTAG
- the LOC126768294 gene encoding coiled-coil domain-containing protein 6 isoform X2: MDDSMISPGNKMGDSASESDSSSLDGGAMLPPSTVSRDQLQKRIESLQQQNRVLKVELDTYKLRVKALQEENRALRQASVSIQAKAEQEEEYISNTLLKKIQALKKEKETLAHHYEREEECLTNDLSRKLNQLRQEKCRLEQTLEQEQECLVNKLMRKIEKLEAETLAKQTNLERLRREKVELENTLEQEQEALVNRLWKRMDKLEAEKRSLQIRLDQPVSDPASPSNGDTASNLSNHIQTLRSEVVKLRNQLAVSQNENKEKMQRFVLEEKHIREENIRLHRKLQQEVERREALCRHLSESESSLEMEEERQFNEALSARSRSVSSPGGSRPLSPYASPLLPTPGLPLSRPTLHFNSQARRTSERFVKPAVPGGALLPPRAPLEPPAAPAPPAPPAPPSPSMQPASPMDTSSRD; the protein is encoded by the exons ATGGATGATTCCATGATTTCTCCAG gaAACAAAATGGGGGATTCAGCTTCCGAAAGTGATTCGAGTTCTCTCGATGGCGGAGCAATGCTGCCTCCGAGTACTGTTTCCCGAGATCAATTACAGAAAAGGATTGAATCACTGCAACAACAAAACag AGTATTGAAAGTGGAGCTCGACACTTATAAACTGAGAGTTAAGGCTCTACAAGAAGAAAATCGTGCTTTGCGCCAAGCTTCAGTTTCAATT caAGCAAAAGCAGAACAGGAGGaagaatatatttctaatactTTGCTGAAAAAAATTCAAGCTCTAAAGAAGGAAAAGGAAACACTTGCACATCATTACGAAAGGGAAGAGGAATGTCTAACAAATGACCTTTCCCGAAAATTGAATCAA TTACGCCAAGAAAAATGTCGCCTGGAGCAGACCTTAGAGCAAGAACAGGAGTGTTTGGTCAATAAATTAATGCGCAAAATAGAGAAATTAGAAGCAGAGACTCTTGCAAAGCAAACTAATTTAGAAAGACTTCGTAGGGAGAAG gTGGAATTAGAAAACACATTAGAACAAGAGCAGGAGGCTTTGGTGAATAGACTTTGGAAGAGAATGGATAAACTAGAAGCTGAAAAACGATCACTACAGATTAGGTTGGACCAACCTGTTTCTGATCCAGCTAGCCCTag TAATGGTGATACTGCATCTAACTTAAGTAATCACATCCAAACATTGAGGTCAGAAGTTGTTAAATTAag GAATCAGCTGGCAGTTTCTCAAAACGAAAATAAAGAGAAAATGCAACGATTTGTGTTAGAAGAGAAACATATCAGAGAAGAAAACATTCGCTTGCACAGAAAGTTGCAACAGGAG GTGGAACGTCGCGAAGCATTGTGCAGACATCTTTCTGAAAGCGAATCTTCACTTGAGATGGAAGAGGAGAGACAGTTTAATGAGGCTTTGAGT GCGCGGTCGCGCAGCGTGTCGTCTCCGGGCGGGTCGCGGCCGCTGTCGCCGTACGCGTCGCCGCTGCTGCCCACGCCCGGCCTGCCGCTCTCTCGCCCCACGCTGCACTTTAACTCGCAG GCGAGACGGACGAGCGAGCGGTTCGTGAAGCCGGCGGTGCCGGGCGGCGCGCTGttgccgccgcgcgcgccgctcgagccgcccgccgcgcccgcgccccccgcgccgcccgcgccgccctcGCCCTCCATGCAGCCCGCCAGCCCCATGGACACCTCGTCGCGCGACTAG